TATACCATCTTTCTTCATTTTAAAAGTCggcaaaataaaatttatttcattcatCACCGTCTATTTTGTTACTTCCTCCATTCCATATTAAGGAAATTTTTGAGGaattttttattgttcaaaattcaagatagatgtttgaatttttttttatatttttcctttcatttattgaagttttctATTTTTTAGGAGATAAATTTCATtacttgcaaagttatatttatgattttacaaagacCAATAGTGAAAAGTATGGTTTAAATTATgtctttgaatatttttcttaatatgtgtgcattgcttcataaattcacttaatatgaaatggagggagtacttatttaattcaattttcCAAGATTTGGCTTTAAGTTTTATCTTATTTAACGATGAAACAAATACATATCAGCCAGTCGTATACAATTTTACTCTAATCTAAAAAGTAACTACAGTACtaattttttcagttttaaaTGCTATATATTAATGCACTCGAATTGAATTCCAAAAAAATTGTCCCAGTTGGAATGACTTTATAACttagagtccgtttggattgacttataagttgttttcaacttttttgaATGTTTGGCTGGTCAATAGATTGATAAAAGTACCATGTGAAATCTTCAATTCTTTTTTGACATCTTTTTCTTTGCTTTGactgcttaaagtcattttgtatttaaaataagccattgatggacttattttaagcaacaaacagcttataagtcaaaaaaaataagcagttttcaacttataagttatttaaaCAGAGAAGGGTCTAAAATGCCCCTCAACTATTCAAATTAGTACAAAACTACCTTTCATCCACCTTTCGGTCCCCAAATACCCCATGACGTCAAccttttggctcaaaaatacctttGATATTAATCATTTGGCTCATATTTGCCCTTATTTTTGACAACTCTCCTAAcgtaaaatcattaaatatttatttattatgttgtcTAATCTGAGTGAGCCAAATTTAAACTATtctcaaataaataacaaaaatcacatataattcatattttgacctAATAcgcttgaaaataatatttcaaaaaatattaatttcatgatatCTTTCTATTGGCCTATTTTAGATTaatacccaattcattataACTCAATTCATAACTGGGGATCTATCTAAAATTCATGCATGAATgtccatttaaaaaaatattattatattttattaacataaaattttctattaattattcAATTGTCTTGTCCATTccctctttttattcttttttaatttcttattctTAATTAGAATATCAGAGACTCAAACTTaaaatgaacctagatattcatattcttttaatttatattattattatggtgGGGGTAAGGGTGTGGATAGgagaaaagattatttttttattcgttttttttttaattttgggtACATGCAAAAGAAAAGATGCTATTAAATTATCTTCTAATTGAACTGATTATTTCTATATGAAtgtcttcattattttctttcttttttctcccttattttgtcataagtttaaaaaaattaaaatttaaaattgtggacaagatttcaagaaaaaaaaagtggaaGAGAGAGGAAGTGAAGGAATGGCAAGGTGATATTACTATTTAACGGATAAGAACCTAAATTACTCTTAAACTATAGGATGTGGTACAATATTGCCTTTTCATCCACCTGATGAGTGTGACcgttaaaaataaagatattttttagCCAAGAGGTTGACGTCAGGAATATTTGGGAGCCAAAAGGTGGATAGAGAATAATTTTATACCAATTCAAATAgttaaagggcattttaggcctttctctgttatttaaaataaatccaTCCAAACAACACTTGGTCTGcaattcatttattttgtgCATTTTATTGTAATTTATCTTTACCCAAATGGTGTAGCATGAAAAGATTAATATAATGTTCTTTCCTTCTACGTGTAAGGtaagttacatatatataatttttatttttattattactgttattttAGACTCACTGTGTAACACTAATTTAGAAATTAGGTACATATCATGTCTATAGTAAGCTTAGACTGATTGTTCAATAAGTAAATTACCTTAAGTAATATGAATTGTGTTGGTATATTAAAACTGTCTATCTATATAATTTTAACTAGTAGAAGAACTTCCTCAGTTCAATAATGTTCCAAAATGCCCTGTTAATTTTGTGATCtttaacatatcatatgatagattaaataaggaaaaaaatattcttctcttatgaaaattaaaaagaaaaaacaaaacaaacaaatcaaagagcgaataaaagaaaagttctaAAGAGAGGGAGTCGCTTAATTCATCATCTGGGCCCCTTCCGAGATCTAAATGAGGCCCACGTTACAAAACGGGCCTAGCGGGAAACGTAAATAAAGCCCATTGTTACCAAAATTTACGCGCGTTATATTTGGTGCGTGCGAATATTTCAAACTTGTTTTTTCTTACTACTTTCTCTTTTTccttctctcttttctctttctcttttctgctttttccttttgattttATCGGGAAGTAAAAAGAGCAAATTGTGCTGTTTCTTTTTGGCATTCTTTACTCTTTATTCTTGGAGACTAGCGACTAGTCCCTGCCTGCCTTTGGCTTTGGCTCTAGCTCTTCCAAATCTGTCTCTTTCTTTTTCCAGTTCAGAACACCCCCCAAATTtgtcagtatatatatatatatatatatatagttgtaTGTATACTTATCTTGGCCAAGAGCTGTATGAGATATTCAGAGAAACATAGAGAGTTGTTCATGCTCAAAGATTCAAactttcctctctttttttcttcccaTATAAGAGGTTCTAAGATCCACCTTAATCCTGGATTCTTGTTTTTGCTGGGGCAAGAAAAGATTCCATTTTTTCAAAGGGTCTTTGAGTATTCAGTCTTGGTTGCTAATAGTGGCTACTTGGGTGTTTTGTCAGCTAAAGAATTGGCCTTTTATCTTTTTCTGTCTTGGTAATTTGTCATCATCTTTCTGTTATTGTACAATTCTTGAACAAATTGCTGCTTTAAGAACCGGCCAGCTTGCTGCAAGGCTGCAACCTCTAATGCTTTGAAGGAAGTCTTTTATTCTTGAGATAAGTGAAATTCTTTTAAGAAATTCCAACTTTGGTTTCTTGGAATGTGCCAAGAATCAAGATGGTCTGTTTATTTACAGAAGTTAGAGCACGAAGTTTGGATTTTGGGCATACCCATTTGAAAATGTCTTGGATTCACCATAAAAAAAGTGGTGTCTTTGCACATGCCCCTTCTCCATCTTCCCCATCTCATTCTTCATTTGGTGCAAGTTCTAATTTTCACAAAGCACCAAGCCTTCCTCCATCTTCTTCTGGGAACAAATTTAGTCCAGCTGTTCTTATCATTATAGTCATACTAGCTGTTATCTTTTTCATATCAGGTCTTCTCCACTTGCTTGTTAGATTTCTTATTAAAcacccttcttcttcttcctcaccATCATCATCTCAGTCTAATAGACAGCCAGAAGTTTCTAGCTCTGAGGCCCTGCAAAGACAATTGCAGCAGCTTTTCCATCAACATGACTCTGGTCTTGATCAAGCTTTTATTGATGCATTACCTGTCTTTGTGTACAAAGAGGTTGTTGGTCCTACTAAAGAGCCCTTTGATTGTGCTGTTTGTTTGTGTGAATTCTCTGAAAAGGACAAGTTGAGATTACTCCCAACTTGCAGCCATGCTTTTCATATCAACTGCATAGATACTTGGCTCGTAACAAATTCAACATGCCCCTTATGTAGAGGAACCCTTTTCGATCCCGGATTCTTAACTGGTTTTGATTTTGATGACTCCATAGAAGAAGATGGATGTGCTGGTAATAGAGATCATGTGCTGTCTGCTGCTCAGAAAACAATTGAAATTGAGGAAAGTGTAGTGGATAAAGCAACCTTTCCTGTTAGACTTggtaaatttaaaaaattaaatgttgGGGCAGAGGAGGGAGAAGGAGagagtagtagtagtaatttGGATGCTAGGAGATGCTATTCATTGGGATCATATCAGTATGTGGTTGGTGATTTTAATCTTATGGTAGACTTGAGCAGTGAGCAAAACACGTACAATGTGAAGCTTGCCAAGTTGCGTGAACGGTGTGCCAGTTTATCAATAGAAGGTGATGGGGAAGGGAAAAGGATAGGTATTGGAACGAAGACGGATAGCTTCTCCTTTTCCAAGATTTGGCTTTGGTCGAAGAAGGGTAAATTTGCAAGTTCTTCAGAATCTCAATTGGAGAATCCACGTCCTAATATGGACTTTCCATGGTTGGCAAAAACAGAAGGCAATTAAAGGGCATTCTGGTTTGGTTTCTTTGTTGATCTTTTTGTTATATGATGGCATAGATGTAATGAGATTCCTTGAGATGCTACATGTTAAAAAGCTTAGATTGTTGAGTTGATCCATACTTGTATGCTGTGATTGCTTGTATTTGATTTTTATCTCTTGTAGTCCTACAACATATTCATCTCTTCTTGAACCGATTTTCTATTGGAAACAGTTAAAGTCCACGTACATTCCGCCCTTTTTTTTTCGGACCAGTCGTGGGATGatactgagtatgttgttgttgaagtCCTACGACAGCTGCCAAAGTTACTTCATATCAATATGGTTAAGAAGCATTCATATATTCAGAAGTATGAGGTTCTATCTTTACAGATGATTAGGTAGGGTCAGAGTTGATGCACGATATTGCCTATGTAACAAACGACCTTTAACATGACTAGAAATTGGAAATATAGCTCCTTTAGAAGTATCCTGTCTGTCCTCAACCATATAAAGCTTGTGTGCTGTTTAATGTTTTTAGAAAAGAAAGGTAGTCTAGATTCTGAGAACAACTGACTGCTGTATTTTCCTCATTGTTTTAAACAATTTTTGAGTTAGAGTTGCGTATCGATTGATTTAGTTCGATTTTGAAGTTTTTCGATTTGACTTATTGATTATTGGTTTAAAGGCATGTCAAActgttataaaattattaagatATTGACTTATCGATTATTGATTTATCAATTATTGGTTCGTTATTGGTTTAACTATTAAGATTTGATTTAAAAAACCATTAAAAATCACTTAGAAATAAGATACAAGTCAAATGAATTATGCACATGAGTTGATAAATTGTGTCTTGTTCAAAAGCAAATGtaaaatattgtataataatCAAAAATTTGAGAtagcaaaaaataaaagtataaaatcTAAACCTAAGTGAAGAATTTTATATATCGAATGTtggtaataaatataaattattaagttacTATTCGGTTATCGGTTAAAtcgttaaaaaaaaattaaactgtTAAGAATCGATAAtttgataataaaaaattaaaactattacCAAAATCACTAAACGAATAATTTAATACTGATAaattaatatctttttttttattcaatttatcgATTGACTGTGAGCGACTTATTTTAAATCTCAAAAAAGTGAAACTCCACTAGGTTATCTTGATTCCTAGTAAATGAAAGAAAGATTCTCTTTGTTAGCTGTTTGAACATAATTTTGTTTGTGATGTGATAGTGGTGGGATCCAAGAAAGCTGTTTCTGTAGGATTAACCCTTTACTGGAAACCACGAATAGTGGCATCACCATGTCATTTGACTTCTTGAAATAGTCACGGTTAGATTTCACCCTActatctttattttatatttttttgttctgCTGCCAAGTAACACTAAACATGGTTAATCTTTACAATTACTAGGTTGATCCCTTGACTATGCCATTAACTCTACTTGGGCGGAAGATGTAAATATATCCTTCAACTTTTGTGATTTAGAGTTATATATCACTTGTTAAATAAGTGGCGTACATATATCTTTGCTTTTTAATAaaggtaacatatatatatcctccGAAAGTAAATGTTTGTAtgatttaacttattttaaacagtctataagttgaaaataatttataaattaaaaaaaaataagttgaggtagttcaatttatttttttgggcttataaactattttcaatttataagcTGTTTTAGATAAATTAAGCCAAACAAACtttcaacttatttttttagcttataaacaacttataagctaagTCAAAtagattcaattattttatggatttattttaagcacaaaataattttaagttgatcagtcaaatactcaaaaaaattaaaaataatttataaaaaatttataagtCGATCCAAACGGACTCTAAATATAATTAGTGTTACTTTGAATTATGGAAATTAATCATAGTTTGATAGTTAAAGTATGGTGAATCATTGTGGGAGTTGGGTGCTCAATTCGAAGTGACAATATTTCTGCTTCCTGGTCTTGTTATATATATTACGGTATAATAAAAGCAGAAATTAAGCAGCTACATGACGGATGGAAAAGAGAAGAATTGAATAGTAAGTTTGGTGTATTCACGTGGATGGCCTACCAAAAATATGCATCACTCCAGCCATTTGGTAAAGAGAGCAATATTTTCGTAAAAACTTATTCTCAGTGTTTTCAACAAGGTCAAACTCATTGGtgaccccttaaagttggcat
The sequence above is a segment of the Solanum dulcamara chromosome 11, daSolDulc1.2, whole genome shotgun sequence genome. Coding sequences within it:
- the LOC129875147 gene encoding RING-H2 finger protein ATL46-like, which translates into the protein MVCLFTEVRARSLDFGHTHLKMSWIHHKKSGVFAHAPSPSSPSHSSFGASSNFHKAPSLPPSSSGNKFSPAVLIIIVILAVIFFISGLLHLLVRFLIKHPSSSSSPSSSQSNRQPEVSSSEALQRQLQQLFHQHDSGLDQAFIDALPVFVYKEVVGPTKEPFDCAVCLCEFSEKDKLRLLPTCSHAFHINCIDTWLVTNSTCPLCRGTLFDPGFLTGFDFDDSIEEDGCAGNRDHVLSAAQKTIEIEESVVDKATFPVRLGKFKKLNVGAEEGEGESSSSNLDARRCYSLGSYQYVVGDFNLMVDLSSEQNTYNVKLAKLRERCASLSIEGDGEGKRIGIGTKTDSFSFSKIWLWSKKGKFASSSESQLENPRPNMDFPWLAKTEGN